From one Phycisphaerales bacterium genomic stretch:
- a CDS encoding Zn-dependent exopeptidase M28, which yields MRAYRHLTLALLACSTAWLAATAALAGPVDELVAQVSATTYRHYLDDLLYTHLGQNRGYGAEHDLARQNIFDHFQSLGLTTSLEPFEYGNTYYNVVGVHEGYTRPEQIYIVGAHFDSANTPGADDNGSGTACVMELARVIASHRFEATIVLIAFDREEQGLYGSKAYAQSHSGDDIRGMISTDMIAFNPGGANRASIYGRTSSDPCKQALGDALTQWTGIEPIYHGSMDRSDHAPFEWEGFEAALLIEDEWGSNPHYHRSTDSVDTPDYIDYDFAADMTRGVLGWLATAATPIDAVLAGPVPGIAGQVNQWTITGATPDTRTYFVYSMANGSHEVPGCPGVTVQMAAPIIAGSIVTDGNGDGTFARFVPAGASGRSIGLQAAQPASCMISNADWHQFE from the coding sequence ATGCGCGCGTACCGACACCTCACCCTTGCTCTGCTCGCCTGCTCGACAGCCTGGCTCGCCGCGACGGCCGCGCTCGCCGGGCCCGTCGATGAACTCGTCGCCCAGGTCAGTGCAACCACCTACCGCCACTACCTCGACGACCTCCTCTACACGCACCTGGGCCAGAACCGCGGCTACGGCGCGGAGCACGATCTGGCCCGCCAGAACATCTTCGACCACTTCCAGTCGCTCGGCCTTACGACGTCGCTCGAGCCGTTTGAGTACGGCAACACGTACTACAACGTCGTGGGCGTGCACGAGGGATACACCCGCCCCGAGCAGATCTACATCGTCGGCGCGCACTTCGACTCGGCCAACACGCCCGGAGCCGATGACAACGGCAGCGGCACCGCGTGCGTGATGGAACTCGCCCGGGTAATCGCATCGCACCGCTTCGAAGCCACCATCGTCCTCATCGCGTTTGATCGCGAGGAGCAGGGCCTCTACGGCTCCAAGGCGTACGCGCAGTCCCACTCTGGCGATGACATTCGCGGGATGATCTCCACCGACATGATCGCTTTCAATCCGGGCGGAGCGAACCGCGCCTCGATTTACGGCAGGACATCGTCCGATCCGTGCAAACAGGCGCTCGGAGACGCGCTCACGCAGTGGACTGGAATCGAGCCGATCTACCACGGCTCCATGGATCGCAGCGACCACGCCCCGTTCGAGTGGGAAGGTTTCGAAGCAGCCCTGCTCATCGAGGACGAGTGGGGCTCCAATCCCCACTACCACCGCTCGACGGACAGCGTCGATACGCCCGACTATATCGACTACGACTTTGCGGCTGACATGACGCGCGGCGTGCTGGGCTGGCTTGCCACGGCCGCGACCCCGATCGACGCCGTGCTGGCAGGCCCCGTGCCCGGCATCGCCGGCCAGGTGAATCAGTGGACGATCACCGGCGCGACGCCTGATACGCGAACCTACTTTGTCTACAGCATGGCCAACGGCTCGCATGAAGTGCCGGGTTGCCCCGGCGTAACGGTTCAGATGGCCGCGCCGATCATTGCCGGCTCGATCGTGACCGACGGCAACGGAGACGGCACGTTTGCGCGGTTCGTGCCGGCCGGCGCCTCGGGCCGCAGCATCGGCCTGCAGGCGGCGCAACCAGCCTCGTGCATGATCAGCAACGCCGACTGGCACCAGTTTGAGTAA
- a CDS encoding NADH-quinone oxidoreductase subunit J, whose product MLLAQQPPTLDPVAPWLFYLFAGVAVLGALGVVLSQQIVRMAVFLLFTLGSVAMLYFFLAAEFLAAIQLIVYVGGTLILIIFGVMLTSKNPFIRLTVPLGQRIAGWGIGGLLALLMIFLGVVELAGGFQPSTPGASVEHYGVAELGQNLLSKYALPFELAGVLLLVVMIGAAYIAKGRHSDLAKGEETP is encoded by the coding sequence GTGCTCCTGGCACAGCAACCTCCGACGCTTGATCCGGTCGCGCCGTGGCTGTTTTACCTCTTTGCCGGGGTGGCGGTGCTCGGGGCTCTTGGCGTGGTCCTGTCCCAGCAGATCGTCCGCATGGCGGTGTTTCTGCTCTTCACGCTGGGCAGCGTGGCCATGCTGTACTTCTTCCTCGCCGCCGAGTTCCTGGCCGCCATCCAATTGATCGTCTACGTCGGCGGGACGCTGATTCTCATCATCTTCGGCGTCATGCTCACCAGCAAGAACCCCTTCATCCGCCTGACGGTGCCTCTGGGCCAGAGGATCGCCGGCTGGGGCATCGGCGGCCTGCTGGCGCTGCTCATGATCTTTCTTGGCGTGGTCGAGCTGGCCGGCGGCTTTCAACCCAGCACGCCGGGCGCGAGCGTCGAGCACTACGGCGTGGCTGAACTCGGTCAGAACCTGCTCAGCAAATACGCGCTGCCGTTTGAACTGGCCGGTGTGCTGCTGCTGGTTGTGATGATCGGCGCGGCCTACATCGCCAAGGGACGGCATTCGGATCTGGCCAAGGGCGAGGAGACGCCATGA
- the nuoK gene encoding NADH-quinone oxidoreductase subunit NuoK, which translates to MIGLGHFLTLSAILFGCGVATILTKRNAIGILMGVELILNAANVNLVAFNRFSWAGEAVAQGGAPAVDGLMFAMFIIVLAAAEAAIALAIFLNFYNHFSTIDIERARMLSG; encoded by the coding sequence ATGATCGGCCTGGGCCATTTCCTCACGCTTTCGGCGATCCTCTTTGGCTGCGGCGTCGCGACCATCCTCACCAAGCGCAACGCCATCGGCATCCTCATGGGCGTCGAACTCATCCTCAACGCGGCCAATGTCAACCTCGTCGCCTTCAACCGCTTCAGTTGGGCGGGCGAAGCGGTGGCGCAGGGCGGAGCCCCGGCGGTGGACGGGCTGATGTTTGCGATGTTTATCATCGTGCTCGCGGCGGCTGAGGCGGCTATTGCGCTGGCGATCTTCCTCAACTTCTACAACCACTTCTCGACCATCGACATCGAGCGTGCCCGCATGCTCAGCGGCTGA
- the nuoL gene encoding NADH-quinone oxidoreductase subunit L — translation MTPANLLVLATALPLIGFAIVVLLSSRIGSPRFWPWFTVGMVGASLAASTVAYVTFMSGDGAVEVHAWNWLQIGSHADGSPRYLQIGPYVDKMTVLLFAMVTLISTLVHIYSIGYMEGDSRKNRFMAYMQLFTFSMLGIVLGNSLLQLFIFWELVGISSYLLIGFWYEKRGPQLACKKAFVMNRIGDMGFLVGMGILFVKFGGDLVLRAADREGGGVFGSLLLNYPGGAIDALHAGANEWWLTIAGIGLFMGAMGKSAQFPLQTWLPDAMEGPTPVSSIVHSATMVAAGVYLTARIFPLLTPAAHLFVATIGLITLVMAALIACVQTDIKRVLAYSTLSQLGYMVLALGAGSYTFAMFHLVTHAFFKCCLFQCSGSVIHAAHHEQEMTSYGGLMKKMPITAACFAICTLAIAGASIPYTPFGLSGYYSKDGIIAATVNYGDALAAAGMNWGAVFYWGPTIIAYVTAFYMTRAFVLTFLGKPRDKHLYDHAHEVNWTMWAPQVVLAAFAIFIGWGFFKVGANLHDTAPAMAQPFEEREMEHGYHFVHGALLHGFGWMLSIALGFVIYINGFTISSRIAAIPGIAQIHWWLYNKMGFDGLYDIIVVNMFKALAGLMGAFDKLVVDGIVNGAAWVGRELGFLIGGFDYRYVDGTVRGSGRAAVRLGSILHRTQAGNIRMYVLILFVGVFTALAIATPFALGWVWFGLPQH, via the coding sequence ATGACTCCTGCGAATCTTCTGGTACTGGCAACGGCGCTTCCGCTGATCGGCTTTGCGATCGTGGTGCTGCTGTCCTCGCGCATCGGCTCGCCCAGGTTCTGGCCGTGGTTCACGGTCGGCATGGTCGGCGCCTCTCTGGCGGCGTCGACGGTCGCCTACGTCACGTTCATGAGTGGCGACGGCGCGGTCGAGGTGCATGCGTGGAACTGGCTGCAGATCGGCTCGCACGCCGACGGCAGCCCGCGGTATCTGCAGATCGGGCCGTATGTGGACAAGATGACCGTGCTGCTCTTTGCCATGGTCACACTGATCTCCACGCTCGTGCACATCTACTCGATCGGATACATGGAGGGTGATTCGCGCAAGAACCGCTTCATGGCCTACATGCAGCTGTTCACGTTCTCGATGCTCGGCATCGTACTGGGCAACAGCCTGCTGCAACTGTTCATCTTCTGGGAACTCGTGGGCATCTCAAGCTATCTGCTCATCGGCTTCTGGTACGAGAAGCGCGGCCCGCAACTGGCCTGCAAGAAGGCCTTCGTGATGAACCGCATCGGCGACATGGGATTCCTCGTGGGCATGGGAATCCTGTTCGTCAAGTTCGGCGGCGATCTGGTCCTGCGCGCCGCCGATCGCGAAGGTGGCGGCGTGTTCGGGTCGCTGCTGCTCAACTATCCCGGCGGCGCCATCGATGCTCTGCACGCGGGAGCCAACGAATGGTGGCTCACCATCGCCGGCATCGGCCTGTTCATGGGCGCGATGGGTAAGAGCGCCCAGTTCCCGCTGCAGACGTGGCTGCCGGACGCCATGGAAGGCCCGACGCCGGTCTCATCGATCGTCCACAGCGCCACGATGGTCGCGGCCGGTGTCTACCTCACCGCCCGGATCTTCCCCCTGCTCACGCCCGCGGCGCATCTGTTCGTCGCGACGATTGGCCTGATTACTCTGGTGATGGCGGCGCTGATCGCCTGCGTGCAGACCGACATCAAGCGGGTGCTGGCGTATTCGACGCTTTCGCAACTTGGCTACATGGTGCTGGCTCTGGGCGCCGGGTCGTATACGTTTGCGATGTTTCACCTCGTGACGCACGCGTTCTTCAAGTGCTGCCTGTTCCAGTGTTCGGGTTCGGTGATCCACGCCGCGCACCATGAGCAGGAGATGACCAGTTACGGTGGGCTGATGAAGAAGATGCCCATCACCGCGGCATGCTTTGCGATCTGCACGCTGGCCATCGCCGGCGCTTCGATCCCTTACACTCCGTTTGGGCTGTCGGGCTATTACTCGAAGGACGGCATCATCGCCGCCACAGTGAACTACGGCGACGCCCTCGCCGCCGCGGGAATGAACTGGGGCGCCGTCTTCTACTGGGGCCCGACGATCATCGCCTACGTCACCGCGTTTTACATGACGCGCGCGTTCGTGCTCACCTTTCTCGGCAAGCCGCGCGACAAGCACCTCTACGACCACGCACACGAAGTGAATTGGACGATGTGGGCGCCGCAGGTCGTTCTGGCCGCGTTCGCCATCTTCATCGGCTGGGGTTTCTTCAAAGTCGGCGCCAACCTGCATGACACGGCGCCCGCTATGGCGCAGCCGTTTGAAGAACGCGAAATGGAGCACGGCTACCACTTTGTGCACGGCGCGCTGCTGCACGGCTTTGGCTGGATGCTCTCGATCGCGCTGGGTTTCGTGATCTACATCAACGGCTTCACCATCAGTTCGCGGATCGCCGCGATTCCAGGCATCGCGCAGATCCATTGGTGGCTGTACAACAAGATGGGCTTTGACGGCCTATACGACATCATCGTCGTCAACATGTTCAAGGCGCTGGCCGGCCTGATGGGGGCGTTTGACAAACTCGTCGTGGATGGCATCGTCAACGGCGCCGCATGGGTGGGCAGGGAGCTGGGCTTCCTCATCGGCGGCTTCGATTACCGCTACGTGGACGGCACGGTGCGCGGCAGCGGACGCGCGGCGGTGCGCCTCGGCTCGATTCTCCACCGGACCCAGGCGGGCAACATCCGCATGTACGTGCTCATACTCTTCGTCGGCGTCTTCACCGCCCTGGCGATTGCGACGCCCTTCGCGCTGGGATGGGTGTGGTTCGGCCTGCCGCAGCATTGA
- a CDS encoding NADH-quinone oxidoreductase subunit M, translating to MNETLLNLMIFLPLLGAVGCLLPKNNPALSKMIAMVTAVVVLLINIALAWAFYGQAEGHGYLPSGGDTVVRFITDKVWIESVNIHYLVGVDGLSMPLLLLTSILNVLIIAAAWNVEKHTKAFMALYLVLMFGMYGVFLALDFFLFYVFFEVSLLPMYFLIGIWGGPRKEYAAIKFFIYTLVGSICLLMVMLGFYFLVPDVATGAAAAGGKASFNMIALAADGGVQQAFAHGGEYWTYAKWFFVLLFISFAIKVPAVPFHTWLPDAHVEAPTPISMILAGVLLKMGGYALMRISYPIFPDAAMWAWFGVAMVGVVSIVYGAFCAMAQTDWKKLVAYSSVSHMGYVILGLAVLTEAGRNGAYFQMIGHGISSAMMFFLVGVVYERAHHRDLNRFGGLWNTLPSYTGLAAVGFFAGLGLPLLCGFPGEVLSLMGTFGAIGWIESAPDWVPFAGSGSSATVITLGIFAASGVILTAGYILWMFQRVYLGPARPEYTWSGRDMVNSREYFVMAVLALFAILLGVWPALVLDMISNTFNAIYAPFVSLTSTASAALGF from the coding sequence ATGAACGAAACGCTACTCAACCTGATGATCTTCCTGCCGCTCCTCGGCGCCGTGGGCTGCCTGCTGCCGAAGAACAACCCCGCGCTGAGCAAGATGATCGCGATGGTCACCGCCGTCGTCGTGCTGCTCATCAACATCGCCCTCGCCTGGGCGTTCTACGGACAGGCCGAAGGGCATGGCTATCTGCCAAGCGGCGGCGACACGGTCGTCCGGTTCATCACCGACAAGGTCTGGATCGAGAGCGTCAACATCCACTACCTCGTCGGCGTGGACGGCCTGAGCATGCCCCTGCTGCTGCTCACAAGCATCCTCAATGTCCTCATCATCGCCGCCGCGTGGAACGTCGAGAAGCACACCAAGGCGTTCATGGCGCTGTATCTCGTGCTCATGTTCGGTATGTACGGCGTGTTTCTCGCGCTCGACTTCTTCCTCTTCTACGTGTTCTTCGAAGTCAGCCTGCTGCCCATGTACTTCCTCATTGGCATCTGGGGCGGGCCGCGCAAGGAATACGCGGCGATCAAGTTCTTTATCTACACCCTCGTCGGCTCCATCTGCCTGCTCATGGTCATGCTCGGCTTCTATTTCCTCGTCCCCGACGTCGCCACCGGCGCCGCCGCGGCCGGCGGGAAAGCCTCGTTCAACATGATCGCTCTGGCGGCCGACGGCGGCGTGCAGCAGGCGTTCGCTCATGGCGGGGAGTACTGGACGTACGCGAAGTGGTTCTTCGTCCTGCTGTTCATCAGTTTCGCCATCAAGGTGCCGGCCGTGCCGTTCCACACCTGGCTGCCCGACGCGCACGTCGAAGCCCCCACGCCGATATCGATGATCCTGGCCGGCGTGCTGCTCAAGATGGGCGGCTACGCCCTCATGCGCATCAGTTACCCGATCTTTCCCGATGCGGCCATGTGGGCATGGTTCGGCGTGGCCATGGTCGGCGTGGTGTCGATCGTGTACGGCGCCTTCTGCGCCATGGCCCAGACCGACTGGAAGAAGCTCGTCGCGTATTCATCCGTAAGCCACATGGGCTACGTCATCCTCGGACTGGCGGTGCTCACTGAAGCCGGCCGCAACGGCGCCTACTTCCAGATGATCGGACACGGCATCTCCTCGGCGATGATGTTCTTCCTCGTCGGCGTCGTGTACGAGCGGGCCCACCATCGCGACCTCAACCGTTTCGGCGGATTGTGGAACACGCTGCCGTCCTACACCGGCCTGGCCGCAGTTGGATTCTTTGCCGGCCTGGGCCTGCCGCTGCTGTGCGGCTTCCCCGGCGAGGTGCTCAGCCTGATGGGCACCTTCGGGGCGATCGGCTGGATCGAAAGCGCTCCGGACTGGGTGCCGTTTGCCGGCTCGGGATCCAGCGCCACGGTGATCACCCTGGGCATCTTCGCAGCATCGGGCGTGATTCTGACCGCCGGCTACATCCTGTGGATGTTCCAGCGCGTCTACCTCGGCCCGGCCAGGCCTGAGTACACCTGGTCCGGCCGCGACATGGTCAACTCGCGCGAGTACTTCGTCATGGCGGTGCTGGCGCTGTTCGCCATCCTGCTGGGCGTGTGGCCCGCGCTGGTGCTCGACATGATCAGCAACACCTTCAACGCTATTTACGCGCCCTTTGTAAGCCTGACGAGCACCGCTTCGGCGGCGCTTGGCTTCTGA